TTACATTCCGCAACATCTGATCTCCCTGTATAACCAGCTGGACTGGGTTGGACAAGATCTGGATCATTTAAGCAGTCAGCTCAGGCAAGATGTCGCTACTCTTACCAGCCAGCTGATGGAACTTGAGCTTTTGGGCTTTAGTACCCAGCAAGCCGGCATGTATCTGCGTTGTCGTGTACTTAAATAAGGTTCACAATAGGCCTTTGTCGTTTTTAGTAAGGTACTCACATGATCACCACCTCTGTTTCCGAAGCAGCGACCTGTCTAAAAGCTGGACAAGTTCTGGCATATCCTACAGAGGCTGTTTGGGGGCTGGGTTGCGACCCTTATAATGAACAGGCATTTCACCAGATTTTAAAGCTGAAACAGCGCCCGGTTGAAAAAGGCGTTATTTTGTTGGCGGCGCATATTGCTCAGGTGGAACATCTGTTGGGGGAGTTGAGCGAGGAAATGCGTGAAAAGGTGATTGAATCCTGGAGTAATAACCGACCAGCAGAACGTGCAATTACCTGGTTATTACCCGCCCATGATGACATTCCTACCTGGATTAAAGGCCAGCATCCCAAAGTAGCAGTACGGGTCACCAGTCATTCACTATGTGTCGCCCTCTGTCAGGCTTTTGGCGGCTTTATTGTCTCCACCAGTGCCAACCCTGCGGGTCTGGAACCCGCGCGTTCCCTACAAGATGCGATTGGCTATTTTCAGCAGGATTTAAATTATTTAAATGGTGACTTGGGCTTGAGTCAGGAACCAAGCCGGATCATTGATGCCGTTACCGGAGAAATCATTCGAGACTAAAGTCATACCCAAGCTTTAAACTTCATCAAGACCGACTAAAGTTTTAAGACAAAAAAAAGCTCAACCATATAGGGATGGCTGAGCATAAAAAAGGATGTGTATAAATCACATCCAGAGGGTACAAAAAATCTCTGGGAGTCTGATAAAACAAGGATTTTTTTGCTTCATCATTCTCGA
The nucleotide sequence above comes from Acinetobacter sp. 10FS3-1. Encoded proteins:
- a CDS encoding Sua5/YciO/YrdC/YwlC family protein yields the protein MITTSVSEAATCLKAGQVLAYPTEAVWGLGCDPYNEQAFHQILKLKQRPVEKGVILLAAHIAQVEHLLGELSEEMREKVIESWSNNRPAERAITWLLPAHDDIPTWIKGQHPKVAVRVTSHSLCVALCQAFGGFIVSTSANPAGLEPARSLQDAIGYFQQDLNYLNGDLGLSQEPSRIIDAVTGEIIRD